The Methylobacterium currus genome contains a region encoding:
- a CDS encoding ester cyclase: MSIDANPTDANKDLARAYFTAFLDRDEAWWQRHIAPEFVRHDPGLDFAVRGPEGVRRLGEVLHGGVTGMKLPIEEVIAEGDRVLVRLRFQGRHTGDLMGLPASGRTVDIAVMDLFRIVDGRLVEHWALLDNLGLLKQVGALPA, encoded by the coding sequence ATGTCGATCGATGCCAATCCGACCGATGCCAACAAGGATCTCGCCCGCGCCTATTTCACCGCCTTCCTCGACCGGGACGAGGCGTGGTGGCAGCGGCACATCGCGCCCGAGTTCGTGCGCCACGATCCCGGCCTGGATTTCGCGGTGCGCGGCCCCGAGGGCGTGCGCCGGCTCGGCGAGGTGCTGCATGGCGGCGTCACCGGGATGAAGCTGCCGATCGAGGAGGTGATCGCCGAGGGCGACCGAGTGCTGGTCCGGCTGCGCTTCCAGGGCCGTCATACCGGCGACCTGATGGGGCTGCCCGCGAGCGGCCGCACCGTCGACATCGCGGTGATGGACCTGTTCCGCATCGTCGACGGGCGCCTGGTCGAGCATTGGGCGCTCCTCGACAATCTCGGCCTCCTGAAGCAGGTCGGCGCCCTTCCGGCGTGA